The nucleotide window tgccctggggctgtggcaaagagaactccccccccccagacacacactcTCTCCTTGCAGCACTAACTGGACTGGGGCTGAGTTTGGCCCAGGTGAGTGAGGGgatttccctcccacccaccgCAGGTGTTTCTCCCCTGGCCACTGCAGGTTCCCCAAGGGCCTGTGTAGCACTTAGTAGGTTGCTGTGTGGAGGAGCTTACAGAGAAGTCAGGTCAGTTTCCCTGTGAGGGCAAAGGATGGCATTTACTCATTGCACTTGCAGTGCAGCTAGGAGGAGTGACACACGTGTCTTATGAGCAGACGAGTGGCCTTTTAAAGTAACTTCTCTGCTTTCCCTGGTGATAACGTTTTATGCTTTATCTAGCTCCATTCCTGACTGTCTCTTTCTAAATTTATTTTAGGCGGGGACAGCCTTTGGGTTTCTCAGACTGCACGGGATTCTCCAGGCACCCAGGAAGAAATCCAGCAGGTAAATCAGGATTAAGAGTTACTTTATGAGAGCATGCTGTACCTGGAATAGTATGATATTTGGCAGATGGTGAGACGGGAGAGTATGAAGCAGCAGACAGATATGTCTCTGTAtgaaaacaaaaccccacaagCTTGTGGTCCTCTCTGGAAACGCATTTACAAGCGCTACAGCAGAGGAGTTATGGCTTGCCTGGTCCCAGCTGTCTGAGCCTTGTGCAACTAGGGCCCAGGTCCCACCCTGTCCTCGAGTCACATCACCGGTGCAGAAAAGTTCAGTGAGGTGCTTCTGAGTGGGAGTCTCAGGATAAGGAGGAAGTTGTTGGGCTGGCTCCAGGGGCAATCCTTGCAATGGAGCTGGGCTGAAAGGCGAAAGAACCCAGAGAGGATCTGGCCTCTGCCAGCTGCCTGGAGGAAGCAGGGCTTCTGCACCATTCCCCTTCCTCAGGCCAGTGGGGGGATTCTCACGGACTCAGGTTAAGATTCGATTACAGATATTTTTCTTCAAAGTCAGGGACACGTTGCAGGCAATAACATTCACAGAACCCGGTGACCTGTCCCACCAGAAATCCCCTGGTGGTGGGGACACAGAGCTCTGCCGGGGCAGCCAAAGCTTGAAGGTGGCACCTCAGCCTACCCCTGGAGCCTCAAGCAACAACTCCCAAATGCTATAGGCAGGGGTAGTAGCTGTGGGTAACGAATGAGGAGAGAAACTGGTAACAAACTTCAGGTAAGAAATTTCATATTTAGCTGTAAACCCTGCAGTTCCTACTTCTGGCCAGCAGAGAGCGCTAACGCTCCCTTCTGCTTTTGGCCAGGTAGCCCAGTTTCTGCTTGTCCCCTGCTGTGGGACCCTGGCCCAGGCAGGAAGGCTCAGGAGTGCTGGAGAAAAGGGAGAGCATAAATGTAAAGATGCCCAGATCGGACTCTgcaaggggagcagagaaggccACAGGGCAGGGCCTAGGCTAGATGTATAACGGGCTGGGAGCAGAAACAGCTGGGGCTTCAGGGAGCCAGGCCAGAGGGTGAATGTTGTCAGGAGGCAGCCGGGGGAAGGCGAGTGAGAAGGTCCATGAGGGCTTTAGGGAGACGGGAGAAGTGAGGCAGTAGAGTGGCCTGGGAAGGGCCTGGATGCTGGAGCATTGGGGCCTGCATGATATCGTTGAAGCTGTCGGGGGGCCAGGGattaaaatgtgtgtattcagGTAAATGTGTAACCCCTAAGGCGGTCAACAACAGAGGACCAGTGGGGGGTAGCTCGATCCCTGCGTGCACTGGCtctctcctgtccctcccccctctcccctctgcactgctgcctaagGGAAAGTAGGAAGTAGGGGAAGGAGAGATCCAAGGCATCTCCTGGGAGGTGAGGGGAgagtctagagcagggctactcaactttggaagccctgggggccacaatgatacagcacatgccgaaggccacagcttcagtgtggttgcatatacatgtaaatatctatgcaaatagcttctttcacactgaggggcatgaatacaaagatgaagccTTAAGCCTTGGTGCCaaacccaaacgtggccagtgtgagccagtcagcacctctcaggctctgcccagaaggctaagcagccagcacttcccacagtgccccggcattcccagcacctcctctctgtcggctagaaatgccgacaccctgtacccgtctgttccagccagcccgtccacttgtgtctttcagagctcaccctgcctgggagacgccttctgttgtggagcgtgttcccagtggaagccatgttcaaaggatcccacccgtgggccacatgttgagtcccacgtaaacccaaattgCACCGTGGGCCGCATGTTGGATAGCCCTGGTCTATGAgaatggggagggcaggagattTAACTGGACAGAGTGGGAgcaaggagcaggatgggggagagatttatagggaggaaggatggaaaaATGAAATGTAAACTAGAGCAAGAGCAGAAGCAGGGAAAGGCtgaggggagggaaatggggaggcACAAGCAAAAGCGATCAGACTGAAAAACAAGGCAGGGCGTGGGCAGGGTGACTGAGTGTGAAGTGAGCTAAGGGGGAACGTCTGGAAGGGTAGCTGAGGGGGATTGTGGGGCGGGGAATGAGCAAGTGGTTTGTGTGAAGAGAAGCATAGGTGGGATGGAGCAAGAATGCATGAGGAGagaaggggtgggtgggagacCCCCAATGTCCCTAAGTTATGGCACTTGTAGCCATGGTGACCCTGGTCTCAGCACAGCCCCTACCCTAAGGAGGGAAACAGGGGGCACAGAGCCTGCAATGAAGAGAATGGAGTAGGGAGAATCCTTGGCTGCCCCATTAGTACAGCTCTCCATGCGCTGTGCCCTGGAACCGGGCATTAGACTGAACCCACTATCTGGCAGAACACACAGGAGTATGTGAATGACTGGTTGCCATAGCTCAGACTGTGGGTTGTTTTCCCAAACAGACTGACATGTACAAAATGAACAGCCAGCCCCGTGGAATCTGCCTGATCCTCAACAATCATGACTTTTCAAAAGCAAGATCAGAGGTGCCTAAACTTCAACAAATGAAAGACCGGAACGGAACAAACGCTGATGCAGGTACAGCGAGGACTAGAAAAAATCGGGCACGGTTTGCATCTGAACTCCAGGAAAATTGTAGTAATGTGAGAGAGGGGGGGGAAATGTATGGTCTATTGTATAATGTGTACTTAACCACTACATTCACTGTCAAACAGAGGGATCTATCAGGTGGTGTTCCGCAGTGGCCAGTTCTGGATCCAGTACTTACTAATATTTTCATTTACAGCTTGGATGATGGCATAGAGGTTACACTTATAAAATCTGTGCTTGACATCTAGTGAGGAGAGATTGccagcactttggaggacaaagGATTAGAATTCACAGTGAACTTGGTAAAATTAAGAATTCCTTTGGAAATACAATAATGACAAGTGCAGGTCTTTGCACTTAGGCAAAATCCAGTGCGTAAAACAAAACGGGGAATAACTGGCTAAGCAGCTGCATtctagaaaaggaactgagggctATACTATATCACACATGTAATGAGCCAGCAATAAGaggttattgggggggggggggaaatcaaatGTCATTCTAGGATATATTAACAGGAAGGCTGTAGATTACatacaggagggctgtgtctacactggcatgaatttccggagctgcttaaaacggaatattattccgttttcagtttttccggaaaaggagcgtctacattggcaggctgcttttccggaaaagccctttttccggaaaagcgtctgtggccaatgtagacgcgcttttccggaaaagagccctgatcgccattttcgcgatcggggcttttttccggaaaagactactgggctgtctacactggcccttttccggaacagtgttccagaataaggacttatgcccgagcgggagcagaatagttttccggaatagtggctgattttgtacagtagagcatcgttgcttttccggaaattcaagggccagtgtagacagcttgtgatttattccggaaaagcggctgattttccggaataagtggcccagtgtagacacagccgaggtgatTGTTCTGTTCTACTCATCACTGGTGAAAGCTTAGCTGGAAAACtgtccagttccaggcaccaCACTAATTGACACACTGTGTCATTTGCTAATTTGATAAGTACGTGCTCTACTATCAttcaagtaaatgaaaataatgaCAATATCAGTTTGCTATTGTTCAAGTCCTTAGATTCTCCTTTTCCTCATGGTCTTTTCTATGGTAGCTGAGATAAAGCCCCACTTTGAAAACACAATTGATGGGAGGCATTAAATGTATAATGACAGAGAAAAGCATGAGCCCAATTTTCTTCTGTTACATGAAGAATTTAGCTAGTAAAACTTACAAAATGTTTCCTGCTGTGCCCCTTCTGTttactttgcagcagctctgacaAAGGTCTTCACCAAACTTCACTTTGAGATAAAAGAGCACAGAGACCTCACTGCAGCAGATATCCGTCACATCACGCACATGTACAGGAACAAGGATCACCGTGCCCACGACTGCTTTGTTTGCTGCATCCTTTCCCATGGTGATAAAGGCATCGTATTTGGTACTGATGGGCAGGAAATACCTATCCAGGAACTAACCACTTCTTTCACTGGCACGAACTGCCCATCACTTGCTGGAAAACCAAAAGTATTCTTCATTCAGGCCTGCCAAGGTGACACATTCCAGAGAGGGATACATATAGAAACCGATTCTACAGAGACGGATTATTCTGTAGAGGCAGATGCAAGATTTCAGCTGGAGTGCATTCCAAATGAGGCAGACTTTCTGCTTGGAATGGCCACCATGAAGGATTTTGTTTCCTACAGAAGCACAACCCAAGGCACGTGGTATATACAGTCACTGTGTGAACACCTCGAGAAGAGTTGTCCACGGTTAGTACATCTTATTTCTAACTCTTACAGCTATCTTATTCATAAAAGCTTTTACACTGATTTGTGCCTGTACATACATTTTGTTACTTCTTCATTCGTAGCCTTATATCTGGTCTATACAAAATTGCACCTTTTCAACTAAAGCTGTGATTTAGTTAAACTGAGAAGTGTAGCTGCACAACAGTTTGTACCTATTTAAGAACTGATAAGTTACACTAGTACTGTCTTCTTGGGTAGACAATGCTTTAATGCAAGTGGTGCAATTAGTGGAGTTTTGTGAGGCATATGTGTGTAGACCTGGAGTGTTTATAGGGTAAATACGCTACAGCCCTCATATAGTTGTGTCACTACTTCATCTTCAAATTGACACATGTACAATATAAAATTGACAACAACTGATCTGGAATTGCTGTCACCTGCATGCAGTAAAATTCACGTATGTGGGAACTATGGATATATGTACATGACTCACGAGGaatggctgagggatttgggcttatttcgtCTACAGAAGAGAGAgtggggatttgagagcagccttcagctacctgaagggggtttccaaagaggatggagagaggctgttctcagtggcggcagaatgaggagcaatggtctcaagttgcagcggggaaggttgaggttggatattaggatgaCAAACCCTCATTAAGGcggtgaagcgctggaatgggttacctagagaggtggtggaatctccagccccagaggtttaagtcctggcttgacaaagccctagctgggatgactgagttgggattggtcctgcttttagcaggtgattggactcaatgacctcctgaggtctcttccagccctaggattgtaTGGAGGTTGGGTTGGAAATGTGTATCAACACATCTATGTATTTATAAGCACACACACATCTCAATAAAATAGAATCTCATGTATACAAGGAGAAATACCTGAATATGGTCCAACTCCTTTGTTTAGAAGACAGCAGTTACAGAGCAGCTACTATAAATTGTTCAGTGTAGCAGAATAAAGTTAAATCCATTATCTGCTCATTGCACTGCTGGCTTTGATCAGGAGATGGAAGAATGCAATAGCACCCTTCAGCAATAAAAGGGTGTTAGCGGGTAGCATGCTCGGTGAAACTCTTCCCAGTTGCTAATGTTGAGGTTCTTGTTTTTTGACAGAGGAGAGGATATTCTCTCTATCCTGACAGCAGTGAACCAGGAGGTTAGCAGAAAGAATGACAGGCTGAACCAAGGGAAGCAGATGCCACAACCCAGTTTCACACTCAGGAAAAAACTCATCTTCCCCATCAACTGAACTGGGAACTGTAGTCTCACCACCCTGAAATGTGCTGTAAGAAAGTCTTCGGTTACAAAATTACAGCTTTCAATTTGTGCTCTCAGCTTGAGAACTAAACATATTTGAAACAAACAGCCTGTGCTCTGGAAAGCTACATCGAAGGTGTTCGCTTTTTGAAGTCTATCAAAATTGAGAGTGCAGCTAGGTTGCCAGTATTTCTCAGCGACTGCTCTGTGGACTGTCACTGGTCCTGAGATCTCCTTGTTACAGTTTAGGAAGGGATAAGTCTCTGGTATTCAacaggttgagaaatactgctgtTGATTATAGCAGGTATTAATATAGTGGCACATAGCCACTTTTTCAAATGATGCATTATTCAGGGAGAACTGTTTACCAAATTTGATAAAGAGTAAAGTTGATAAAGAGGATATTGACTAATCAAGTTTAGTGTTGTGCATACACGTGGTTTATGATCGGCTTGTACAAAAGAAAGATTCAAAAAATTTTCTCCCCCTGAAAAGCAGAATAAAATTTGAGTCTAAAAGGGGGGATTTGGAGAAAAAATGGCAAAGGCTTATACCACAAGTGCATTTTCAAAGGACTGTTGCTATTATTAACTTGTCTGACCATCATAGTATGTTCTTTTCTTAGTAAACTGTCCTTTATACTTATTCAGCTTCTGTTCTCAATAAATCTAACTCTCCACTTACACACACTGCTCTCCTGCAGAGCCAGTCAGACAGTGGCAGCAAGATCCTGTATTATCCATATTTCAGAGCATCTGCTTTTAGTATCTTAAAAATTGTCAGTTGTGAAGGTGCAACCCCAGGGAAGCCTGAAGTGGTTGGGCAGCCGGGAGATACAAATTTGCTTACCTTACTTATTTTCAGAGAACAGAAGAATGTCAAATAGACACTCATAGTGTGTCCCTTGGTATATGGGAGTCCAAACTCTGATGCATGTATGAGCTTTGGATGATATTACAAGGTAAAAGCTGCTCCTGGTTATCTTTATTTTATGCCGTTTGCAACCACAATTAGCTGTGCATTCCATagacccccctctcctcccccgccaaaTGTAGGAAGGACTCTGGCTAGGAGTCTGACTGATGAAGAGCATCGCTATTAACAGTAGCAAAGATTAGCCAGAGAGATAAAAACATTAGCCTCTGAGCACCCACACCTCAATCCAGCTTACTCTGGTAAGAGAGCGTAAGCAGAGCTAGGGCTAAGCTGAGCATCAGAATACAGCACACTTACTTAGAGCCAGCATCTATCTCCATCTGGAAACGAGGCAAGAACAGTGATTTGCTGCAGACTTGTGGCCTGAAGCAATACGGGATCCAgcagggggtctcaaactcatggcccataggccatctgtggcctgagcaactccacaatccagcctgcaCATGGCTACTGGCACGTGAGTCCTTTTGTTCCCGAGCGGTATagggagagaagcgatctcagtaCCCTTTCCTCAAATCCAGCCCCTGCTCCGCCTCTTCCAGCCCCTTCTCTGTCACACCTTCCCTCGAGATGAGATCTCATGGAGTACCAGGGGGCCCGGTGTGGGgttgcagcagggggcaggctgctcTGCATACTCTatggtggcaggagctgcagggaagtggAGTCATGCAacagcctctgctctgctgccacctCCCAGGCCAGCCCGATCGCTGTGTTTCACTGCATGGTGGCAAGCAGAGTGCTCCGGCCTCAGCGTGGGCTGGCTTCGGAGAGTGGAGCAGGCAGCTGCATAGCTCCACTTCTCTgcagtccccaccccacccccaaaaaggcggggtgtgtgtgtgtgcagtccccaccccacccccaatgaggcagggtgtgtgtgtgtgtgtgtgacccctgctgccagcctcagccCACCCAGGGCCCCATGGGCTAACCTGAGTACGGGGGACCATCCCAGCCATCGGATGGTCgaggctgctgctgcacccccaaagtgtggggcctgggacaactcTGCACGCACCACCCCCAggccacagggatgtgctggGAATGGTGCAGAGCTAGCAGCCAGAGGCTGCTGTAGCCTCGTTGTGCTATTGGTATGGTACCAGGGACCCCGCGGGAAAGGGACATAATTGCCTAGGGGCAGCTAGAGGGAatgttcagacacacacacacccccttcaGAGCCCTAATAGTGGGGGTGCCTGCTGGCCCACTAGGAGAATTTGAGGACTGGCTCCTAAGGTAAATTGCATTTTAGACCCCTGATATAGAGAATAAGGAAATGACAGGACAAAAACATGACACCTTGAATATGATCAATTATGTGGTTTTGAAATTCTTCTGAGGAAGAGTGAGGAACTGCAGTTTTGGCATTGCCTGCAGAAACAGCGACTAAATGTGAGCATAGTGCTACT belongs to Pelodiscus sinensis isolate JC-2024 chromosome 7, ASM4963464v1, whole genome shotgun sequence and includes:
- the LOC102446244 gene encoding caspase-8 isoform X2, coding for MDFHRLLFNISEALTTEDLVALKFLSLEYIPLRKQENIQDSEALFLALEERGMMEKDDLSFLKELLFRINRIDVLTDKLHSSREEMERELQIPGRAKVSPFRYLLFQLSENITTDELKSWKFLLKKELPKCKMDNEITMIDVLIEMEKKGLLAEENLKTLKTICEKIDKSLLKKIEEYELVQSEMYVVEGHGGQRVSEGGDSLWVSQTARDSPGTQEEIQQTDMYKMNSQPRGICLILNNHDFSKARSEVPKLQQMKDRNGTNADAAALTKVFTKLHFEIKEHRDLTAADIRHITHMYRNKDHRAHDCFVCCILSHGDKGIVFGTDGQEIPIQELTTSFTGTNCPSLAGKPKVFFIQACQGDTFQRGIHIETDSTETDYSVEADARFQLECIPNEADFLLGMATMKDFVSYRSTTQGTWYIQSLCEHLEKSCPRGEDILSILTAVNQEVSRKNDRLNQGKQMPQPSFTLRKKLIFPIN
- the LOC102446244 gene encoding caspase-8 isoform X1, giving the protein MDFHRLLFNISEALTTEDLVALKFLSLEYIPLRKQENIQDSEALFLALEERGMMEKDDLSFLKELLFRINRIDVLTDKLHSSREEMERELQIPGRAKVSPFRYLLFQLSENITTDELKSWKFLLKKELPKCKMDNEITMIDVLIEMEKKGLLAEENLKTLKTICEKIDKSLLKKIEEYELVQSVEMYVVEGHGGQRVSEGGDSLWVSQTARDSPGTQEEIQQTDMYKMNSQPRGICLILNNHDFSKARSEVPKLQQMKDRNGTNADAAALTKVFTKLHFEIKEHRDLTAADIRHITHMYRNKDHRAHDCFVCCILSHGDKGIVFGTDGQEIPIQELTTSFTGTNCPSLAGKPKVFFIQACQGDTFQRGIHIETDSTETDYSVEADARFQLECIPNEADFLLGMATMKDFVSYRSTTQGTWYIQSLCEHLEKSCPRGEDILSILTAVNQEVSRKNDRLNQGKQMPQPSFTLRKKLIFPIN